A DNA window from Melanotaenia boesemani isolate fMelBoe1 chromosome 6, fMelBoe1.pri, whole genome shotgun sequence contains the following coding sequences:
- the pou3f2b gene encoding POU domain, class 3, transcription factor 2 → MATAASNHYSILTSSASIVHSEPGSMQQATAYRDAQSLLQSDYPLQSNSHTLSHAHQWITALSHGEGAPWSSSPLGAEQDIKPAVQGTRDEMHSSNNNLQHQSRPPHLVHQTHGNHHDGRAWRTTTAAHIPSMATTNGQSLIYSQPGFSVNGLIPGSGQGMHHHNLRDTHEDHHSPHLSEHGHPPSQHQHRPQSHHDHSDEDTPTSDDLEQFAKQFKQRRIKLGFTQADVGLALGTLYGNVFSQTTICRFEALQLSFKNMCKLKPLLNKWLEEADSTSGSPTSLDKIAAQGRKRKKRTSIEVSVKGALESHFLKCPKPAASEIITLADSLHLEKEVVRVWFCNRRQKEKRMTPPGGALPGSEDVYGDTPPHHGVQTPVQ, encoded by the coding sequence ATGGCGACCGCAGCGTCTAACCACTACAGCATCCTCACCTCCAGCGCATCCATCGTGCACTCGGAGCCCGGCAGCATGCAGCAAGCCACGGCGTACCGGGACGCACAGAGCCTGTTGCAGAGCGACTACCCGCTGCAGAGCAACAGCCACACTCTTAGCCACGCACACCAGTGGATCACGGCGCTGTCCCACGGAGAGGGAGCACCGTGGTCCTCCAGCCCGCTCGGCGCTGAGCAGGACATCAAACCCGCGGTGCAGGGCACGCGGGACGAAATGCACAGCTCCAACAACAACCTGCAGCACCAATCACGGCCGCCCCACCTGGTTCACCAGACGCACGGGAACCACCACGACGGCCGGGCGTGGAGAACCACAACCGCAGCGCACATACCGAGCATGGCGACAACAAACGGCCAAAGCCTTATTTACTCCCAGCCGGGTTTCAGCGTCAACGGGCTGATCCCGGGCAGCGGGCAGGGGATGCACCACCACAACCTCAGAGATACTCATGAGGACCACCACAGCCCGCACCTCAGCGAACACGGCCACCCTCCGTCCCAGCACCAGCACCGGCCACAGAGTCACCACGACCACTCGGACGAGGATACGCCGACCTCGGACGACTTGGAGCAGTTCGCCAAGCAGTTCAAACAGCGGAGGATCAAGTTGGGCTTCACGCAGGCGGATGTGGGACTCGCCCTGGGGACCCTGTACGGAAATGTGTTTTCCCAAACCACCATATGCAGGTTTGAGGCCCTGCAGCTCAGCTTCAAAAACATGTGCAAGCTGAAGCCTCTGTTGAACAAGTGGCTGGAAGAGGCGGACTCCACCTCGGGCAGCCCGACCAGCCTGGACAAAATCGCGGCGCaggggaggaaaagaaaaaaacggaCTTCAATCGAGGTAAGCGTAAAAGGAGCTTTGGAGAGCCATTTTTTGAAGTGCCCTAAACCGGCAGCGTCGGAAATAATCACACTGGCGGACAGTCTTCACCTGGAGAAAGAAGTGGTGAGGGTTTGGTTTTGTAACAGGAGACAGAAGGAGAAACGCATGACCCCTCCCGGAGGAGCGCTGCCGGGGAGCGAGGATGTGTACGGGGACACGCCGCCGCACCACGGGGTTCAGACCCCGGTCCAATGA